The Mycobacterium haemophilum DSM 44634 sequence CCCGCCGACTTCGAGTTCGCGATGCGCGCGTTCGTCCGGCCGGTCCAGGTAGGCCAGCCGGTGGCGGACTGCGACGTCAGCAGCGATGTCCTCGAGGGTGATTCCACCGGTTGGGCAGCTCAGCCCGCTGAAGTATTCGTCCAGCACGTCCTGACAGATGCCGACCGCCTGGAACAGTTGCGCACCAGTGTAGGAGGCCAGTGTCGAAATGCCCATCTTGGACATTACTTTCAGCACACCTTTGCCAGCGGCCTTGATGTAGTTGTTCAACGCCGTCTTGCGGTCTATCCCATCGATGACACCCCTGTCGAGCATATCCTCGATCGACTCGAACACCAGGTAGGGGTTGACCGCCGCCGCGCCGAAGCCGATCAACGCTGCCATGTGGTGGACCTCGCGGGCGTCACCGGATTCCACCACTAGACCCACATGGGTGCGGGTGCGGTCACGCACCAAATGGTGGTGCACCCCCGCAACAGCGAGCAGCGACGGTATCGGCGCCATCTCTTCGCTGGAATCGCGGTCGGACAAGATGATCATCCGTGCACCGTCGGCGATGGCCGCTGAGGCCTGCGCGCGTACCTCCTCCAGGGCAGCGGCCAGCCCGGCACCGCCCTCAGCAACCGGGTACAGACAGCGAATCACCTTGGACCGCATGCCGTGCGGACGCCCATTGACCAAGGCGGCGGGGTCGAGATGGATCAGCTTGGCCAGCTCATAGTTCCGCAGAATCGGCTGTTGTAGCACGATCTGGTGGCACGAGTACTCGTCCGGGGAGAGCAGGTCACGCTCTCCGCCCGTGGTGCCCTGCAGGCTGGTCACCACCTCCTCGCGAATGGCGTCCAACGGCGGGTTGGTCACCTGAGCGAACAGCTGGTGGAAGTAGTCGTAAAGCATCCGCGGACGCTGCGACAGCACGGCCACCGGGGTATCGGTGCCCATCGATCCGATCGGCTCGGCGCCGGTGCGGACCATCGGAGCCACCAGCAGGTTGAGTTCTTCGTAGGTATAGCCAAAAGCCAACTGCCGCATGACAAGTCGATCATGAGGCATCCGCATGGATTTTCCCGCCGGCAACTTCTCGATCGGGACCAGCCACTTGTCGAGCCATTCCTGGTAAGGGTGCTCGGCCGCCAGCTCCGCCTTGATCTCCTCGTCAGAGACGATGCGGCCCTGCGCGGTGTCCACCAGAAACATCCGGCCCGGCTGCAGCCGCATCCGGCGGACCACCCTCGACGGGTCCAGATCCAACACGCCGGCCTCCGAAGCCATCACCACCAAGCCGTCGTCGGTGATCCAGATCCGCGACGGGCGCAAACCGTTGCGGTCGAGCACGGCGCCCACCACAACGCCGTCGGTGAATGTCATCGAGGCCGGGCCGTCCCATGGCTCCATCAACGAGGCGTGGTACTGGTAAAACGCCCGTCGCGCGGGGTCCATCGACGCGTGGCGTTCCCAAGCCTCGGGGATCATCATCAGCACCGCGTGGGCCAGGCTGCGCCCGCCCAGGTGCAGCAGCTCGAGCGCCTCATCAAAGCGCGCAGTATCGGAGGCGCCTGGGGTGCAGATCGGGAACAGCTTCTCCATGTCAGCTTTCGACCCGAAGATGTCGGTCTTCATCAACGCCTCACGGGCCCGCATCCAGTTCTCGTTGCCCGTGACGGTGTTGATCTCACCGTTGTGGGCGATGCGCCGGAAAGGATGCGCGAGCGGCCAGGACGGGAAGGTATTGGTGGAGAACCGGGAGTGCACGATGCCCAGTGCACTGGTCAGCCGCTCATCTTGCAGGTCCAGGTAGAACGCCTTGAGCTGCGGGGTGGTGAGCATGCCCTTGTAGACGAACGTCTGGCTCGACAGACTTGGGAAGTAGACGGTTTCGCGGCCCGGCCCGTCCTGGCCGGGGCCTTTGGTGCCGAGTTCGTGCTCGGCACGTTTGCGGATCACGTAGGCGCGGCGTTCTAGCGTCAGGCCGGTGGCCCCCGCCATGAACACCTGCCGGAAGGTGGGCATCGCATCGCGGGATAACGCACCTAGCGACGAATCGTCGGTGGGCACATTTCGCCAGCCCAGGACATGCAGCCCCTCAGCCTCTGCGATCTTCTCCACCGCGGCGCAGGCAGCCGCGGCGTCTTTGGATGACTGCGGCAAAAACGCGATGCCGGTGGCGTAGCTGCCCGTGGCGGGCAGCTCAAAATCCACGACCGCCCGCAGGAATGCGTCCGGGACCTGAATAAGGATGCCTGCGCCGTCACCACTGCGCGGCTCGGCGCCCTGCGCACCACGATGTTCAAGGTTGAGCAGCGCGGTGATCGCCTTGTCCACAATGTCGCGGGTACGGCGGCCATGCATGTCGACGACCATGGCTACTCCGCACGAATCGTGCTCGAACGCGGGGTTATACAGCCCTTGGGAGCCCGAGCGCTTGGCCGTCATTCCCTACCTAACCCTTCACCAGAACGTTCTGCGCGGCCCTCATCAGCGGCTCCGACGGAGCCCCGCCCGGAAGTTGCGGGCCCGACTCCTTCCGCCTTGTCGATAGGCTGCCCGTCAGGCGGAGATAATCCGATTGGCTATCCGTCCGTGCAACGCTGAACGGTGGCCCTGTGACCGGTCTCGACAAGTCGTAAAACGATATGACAAAAACCGCCTGACATGCCAACTTTCCTAATACTAACCTGCCGACGGACGGCAGCGTAAATTCGTCGCGACAGGCGATCAACCCCATTGCGACATGCCGCGCAGCGGCCGGCGATCTGCCCGTGGCCGCCCGAATCGCGCCCGACCGCTGGCCACATCATCCGCTTAAACAAGTTTGCTGAGACTCCGATTGAGCGTCCGCCACCACGACCGTCGAGGTCCCAGACCTCCACCACGCCGGCGGGCCAACCCGGGATAAAGCGTGGCAGAAATGCCACCGGAATCACCCACACCCGCGCGCAAGACATGGCGAAGAAGTTGCGGCGGCGCCCCGGTGCGCCGCCGCTGAGTTTGCACAATACTAATAAGAGTCTAAAGGCGGCTGCTAAGGCGGCTTTAGTGGCGCACCATCGCGCAGCGAACCGGCCGGTGAACGATACTGGACAGACACTGGTTGCGCATCCGGCGTTGGTGGCTGGTCGGTGGGGCTTATCGATCAGGAACCAAAGTGAACACCCGCAGCGGCTCGAGTTCGGTGACCGTCCACACCATCGATCGACCCTTCGGCTGAATCACGCGAGATCGGCTGCCCACCGTCAATGGACCGTCTTCCAGGCGCTTTATCTCACGCATCAACTCCGTCCAGGCCGGCCAGCCCGCCACATCAACCAACAACTGCCACACCTGAGCGGGGGCGCGTGCACGTTTTCTTGCAGCACGCAGCGCAAGCGCATGCGTCACCTCCGTTCACCGCGGCACCGGCATCTTCGCATTAACCGTGGGCGAGCCCCCCACGAGTCTCCGGGACCGCCGCGGCCCGCGCTGCCGGGTCGGCGGTCGCCTCGATCTTGCAGACGAGGTAGTCGCGGACCGTCAGCACAATGACAGCGAACAGCCGCCGCTCCGCGAAGGCCAGCATCGCCGGTCCCCCGCAAGCGGGTAGGGGTACATCCCGCTCGCGGGGGCGTGCCCCCAGCCCGACCGGGCTGTTGACCAGTGTCACTCCTGGCCCCAGATAGCGCAGCAGGTTGGTAGCCACGGCATGCGGCCCGTGGTTAACCTGCGGAGGCGGTGCCGGGTCCGCGAGAACTGTGCCCACTCCCCAGACCGTCGGATCCAAGACAGCGGTCAACGCCGCGAGATCGCCGTTGGCGCATGCGGTGATGAACTTCTCGGTGACGAGCTGATGCTCGGCAGAGGCCACCTCGCTCGGCTTCGGTTGCGCCTTCGGCTGTGCCTCAGTGAACTTGGCCCGCGCGCGCCGGGCCAGCTGGCGGCAGGTCCCAACGGGGCGGCCCACGGTTTCGGCGATGCTGTCGAACGGGACCCCAAACACGTCGTGCAGCACGAAGGCCACTCGTTCAGCGGGACTGAGCCTGCGTAGGACTTCTAGTAGCGCGGTGCGAATCTCGTCGTCGAGCGTGACCTGGTCGGCTGGGTCCAGTGACCGCAAGTCGTCAAACATGGCCTCCTGGCCGAAATCTCCCGGGCGTTCATAGCGGGTTCGCGCCGAGCGCACCTGATCGAGACACAGTCGGCTCGTGACCACCGTCAGCCAGCCGCGGATATCGTCTATCTCGTTCGGGTCAACCCGCGCGAGCCGCAGAAAGGCCTCTTGCGCAACATCTTCCGCGCCACCCACATCACCGAGCATTTGGTAGCCGAGATTGACCAGATACGGACGATGACGGCGCCAAGCATCACCGATTTGGTCACTACGTGCCTGCGATTGGTCCATGAATCATCGACGATCTGGCGCGGAGAAAAGTTACCTCTGCCAACCGTAACTTTCCCACCCTTTGGCCCGTCCTAGGTTTAGAGCTTAAGCACACAGAGGAGCCCGACCATGACGATCGTGGTAACCGGTGCGACCGGCAATGTGGGCCGCCCCCTCGTCGCCAAACTGTGCGCCGCAGGCACCCACGTGCGCGCCGTCACCCGAACACCACAGACCGCGGGGTTTCCCGATGGCGTGGAGGTGTTGGGCTCGGCGAACGACGCGTTACCGGGAGCGGCGGCGGTCTTCCTCAATTCCCGCGCGCTAGGCCCAGAAATCGACGCCCTGCCCAACATGGTGGCCCAATCGGTGCGCGCCGGGGTCACCAAGCTGGTTGCGCTGTCGGCTATCAACGCCGACGACGACTTCTCGCGGCAGCCGTCCCGATTTCGTGGGGATCGCAACAAGGAAGTCGAACAGTTGGCCATCGACTCGGGCCTGGCATGGGTGAGCTTGCGGCCCGCGGTTTTCGCCACCAACTTCGCCGGGTTGTGGTCCACGCAGATCCGTGCCGGTGATGTGGTGGCCGGGCCATACGCCCGGGCGTCCAGCGTGCCAATCATCGATAGCGACATCTCAGCGATCGCGGCGCGCGCACTGTTGTCCGAGGAGTTCGTCGGTCAGCAGATCCCGCTGACTGGTCCGCAGACGTTCACTAACACAGAGTCGGTGGAGGTTATCGGCGGCGTCGTGAATCGCCCGCTGGCATACCGAGAGCTACCTCCAGGCGTTGTACGGCAGCAGTTCATCGCCTTGGGTTTTACTGCCGAATTCGCCGACGCCTACCTAGCCCTGCTCGCCGACACGCTCGACAAACCCGCCCTGGTCACCCGCGACGTGGAAAAGATCCTCGGCCGGTCGGCCCGCACCTTCACACAGTGGGTGTCCCAGCACCGCGGCCTGTTCAGCAAACAGATCGAGACAGAGAGGCACCGTGACATGTCCAATCCACGTCCGCCGCGCTACCTCAAACCCATGAACAA is a genomic window containing:
- the gltB gene encoding glutamate synthase large subunit → MTAKRSGSQGLYNPAFEHDSCGVAMVVDMHGRRTRDIVDKAITALLNLEHRGAQGAEPRSGDGAGILIQVPDAFLRAVVDFELPATGSYATGIAFLPQSSKDAAAACAAVEKIAEAEGLHVLGWRNVPTDDSSLGALSRDAMPTFRQVFMAGATGLTLERRAYVIRKRAEHELGTKGPGQDGPGRETVYFPSLSSQTFVYKGMLTTPQLKAFYLDLQDERLTSALGIVHSRFSTNTFPSWPLAHPFRRIAHNGEINTVTGNENWMRAREALMKTDIFGSKADMEKLFPICTPGASDTARFDEALELLHLGGRSLAHAVLMMIPEAWERHASMDPARRAFYQYHASLMEPWDGPASMTFTDGVVVGAVLDRNGLRPSRIWITDDGLVVMASEAGVLDLDPSRVVRRMRLQPGRMFLVDTAQGRIVSDEEIKAELAAEHPYQEWLDKWLVPIEKLPAGKSMRMPHDRLVMRQLAFGYTYEELNLLVAPMVRTGAEPIGSMGTDTPVAVLSQRPRMLYDYFHQLFAQVTNPPLDAIREEVVTSLQGTTGGERDLLSPDEYSCHQIVLQQPILRNYELAKLIHLDPAALVNGRPHGMRSKVIRCLYPVAEGGAGLAAALEEVRAQASAAIADGARMIILSDRDSSEEMAPIPSLLAVAGVHHHLVRDRTRTHVGLVVESGDAREVHHMAALIGFGAAAVNPYLVFESIEDMLDRGVIDGIDRKTALNNYIKAAGKGVLKVMSKMGISTLASYTGAQLFQAVGICQDVLDEYFSGLSCPTGGITLEDIAADVAVRHRLAYLDRPDERAHRELEVGGEYQWRREGEYHLFNPETVFKLQHATRSGQYKIFKEYTRLVDDQSERMASLRGLLKFRAGVRPPIPLDEVEPASEIVKRFSTGAMSYGSISAEAHETLAIAMNRLGGRSNSGEGGEDGNRFEPDPNGDWRRSAIKQVASARFGVTSHYLTNCTDIQIKMAQGAKPGEGGQLPGHKVYPWVAKVRHSTPGVGLISPPPHHDIYSIEDLAQLIHDLKNANPSARVHVKLVSENGVGTVAAGVSKAHADVVLISGHDGGTGATPLTSMKHAGAPWELGLAETQQTLLLNGLRDRIVVQVDGQLKTGRDVMIAALLGAEEFGFATAPLVVAGCIMMRVCHLDTCPVGVATQNPVLRERFTGKPEFVENFFMFIAEEVREYMAQLGFRTFNEAVGQVGALDATLARAHWKAHRLDLTPVLHEPESAFMNQDLYCSSRQDHGLDKALDQQLIVMSREALDSGKPVRFSTTIGNVNRTVGTMLGHELTKAYGDQGLPDGTIDITFEGSAGNSFGAFVPKGITLRVYGDANDYVGKGLSGGRIVVRPSDNAPSDYVAEDNIIGGNVILFGATSGEVYLRGVVGERFAVRNSGAHAVVEGVGDHGCEYMTGGKAVILGHTGRNFAAGMSGGAAYVYDPDGELPANLNFEMVELETLDSDDADWLHGTIQAHVDATDSAVGQRILTNWSEQQRHFVKVMPKDYKRVLQAIALAERDGVDVDKAIMAAAHG
- the sigI gene encoding RNA polymerase sigma factor SigI produces the protein MDQSQARSDQIGDAWRRHRPYLVNLGYQMLGDVGGAEDVAQEAFLRLARVDPNEIDDIRGWLTVVTSRLCLDQVRSARTRYERPGDFGQEAMFDDLRSLDPADQVTLDDEIRTALLEVLRRLSPAERVAFVLHDVFGVPFDSIAETVGRPVGTCRQLARRARAKFTEAQPKAQPKPSEVASAEHQLVTEKFITACANGDLAALTAVLDPTVWGVGTVLADPAPPPQVNHGPHAVATNLLRYLGPGVTLVNSPVGLGARPRERDVPLPACGGPAMLAFAERRLFAVIVLTVRDYLVCKIEATADPAARAAAVPETRGGLAHG
- a CDS encoding SRPBCC family protein; the encoded protein is MTHALALRAARKRARAPAQVWQLLVDVAGWPAWTELMREIKRLEDGPLTVGSRSRVIQPKGRSMVWTVTELEPLRVFTLVPDR